In Paenibacillus sonchi, a single genomic region encodes these proteins:
- a CDS encoding PspA/IM30 family protein, translated as MSIFQRITTLTKAAIHEGLNKLEDPVLLTGQYLRDLEEKISSAETKQREFQAAASVLERRIYENQVLAERSEAEAVQAMNEGNEPAARAAVMAKLRYTESVQECTAGLEETRETLAVLDSSLLNAREEHKRLKAKRAELAARARKAAELKRASESSSYSAHPGHPGQILNAGAASRGFERMEDKINEWEAAVESSAHYSAGIPESPLNSAVEAELERLRSRKAGDSK; from the coding sequence ATGAGTATTTTCCAAAGAATCACAACCCTGACCAAGGCGGCAATCCACGAAGGACTAAATAAATTAGAGGACCCGGTACTGCTGACCGGACAATATTTGCGGGACCTGGAGGAAAAAATCTCCAGTGCCGAAACTAAACAGCGTGAGTTCCAAGCGGCAGCAAGTGTCCTGGAGCGCCGTATCTACGAGAATCAGGTGCTGGCTGAACGAAGTGAAGCGGAAGCCGTGCAGGCGATGAACGAAGGGAACGAACCTGCTGCCAGAGCAGCGGTTATGGCTAAGCTGCGCTACACCGAAAGTGTTCAAGAATGCACCGCAGGGCTGGAAGAAACCCGTGAAACGCTCGCAGTCCTGGACAGCAGTCTTCTGAATGCCAGGGAAGAGCATAAACGGCTTAAGGCAAAAAGAGCCGAGCTGGCAGCCCGCGCCCGCAAAGCGGCTGAGTTAAAGCGCGCCTCCGAAAGCAGCAGCTATTCTGCCCATCCCGGACACCCCGGACAGATCTTGAATGCCGGTGCGGCCTCACGCGGCTTCGAGCGCATGGAAGACAAAATCAACGAATGGGAAGCCGCTGTCGAAAGCTCTGCACATTACTCGGCAGGCATCCCTGAATCCCCGCTGAACAGCGCCGTTGAAGCTGAGCTGGAACGCCTCCGCAGCCGGAAGGCCGGAGACAGCAAGTAA
- a CDS encoding FAD-dependent oxidoreductase — protein sequence MEAGRLLKGSVCKYEHTPDEDFIIDRHPAYRHILLAGGFSGHGFKFSSVVGEILADLAAGRASKQNIGPFSLSRFDLSPDRPQSGLTLEGI from the coding sequence ATGGAGGCCGGAAGGCTGCTCAAAGGGTCGGTCTGCAAATATGAGCATACCCCGGATGAGGATTTCATTATCGACCGCCACCCAGCTTATCGCCATATTCTGCTCGCCGGAGGGTTCTCGGGGCATGGCTTTAAATTTTCCAGCGTGGTCGGCGAAATATTGGCGGATCTGGCGGCAGGGAGAGCTTCGAAACAGAATATCGGGCCATTTTCCTTGTCCCGCTTTGACTTATCACCGGACCGGCCACAGTCCGGACTTACTTTGGAGGGGATCTAA
- a CDS encoding amidohydrolase, whose product MSIRNAEHGIQALNEKVIGIRRHLHRYPELSNEEFETTRYIISLLEQAGITIIDYGLTTGVIAEIGGLQEGPVVALRADIDALPIQEETGLPYASLHPGKSHACGHDFHTAALMGAAYQLKQQEPYLKGKVRLLFQPAEEKAKGAQQIIASGALEGVRAVIGMHNKPDLPVGTLGITGGPLMAAADGFVVEVRGAGSHAAVPEAGTDPIVAASHIVTALQSIVSRNVSTLQSAVVSVTKLHSGNSWNIIPETAVLEGTIRTFEEAVRSKVLERFGQVAAGVAAALGAEAAVRWLGGPPPVNNDAGLARLGEETAATLGFDYVKPQPSPAGEDFAFYQRVVPGLFVFVGTAGSREWHHPAFNLDEAALPVGAAFFAGLAVRVLEHFSAEEGAAS is encoded by the coding sequence ATGAGTATTCGCAACGCGGAGCATGGTATACAGGCTTTAAATGAAAAGGTGATTGGCATCCGCCGCCATCTTCACCGGTACCCGGAGCTTTCGAACGAAGAATTCGAAACGACCCGATATATTATCTCTCTGCTGGAACAAGCCGGAATAACCATTATTGACTATGGCCTGACGACCGGTGTCATCGCGGAGATCGGCGGATTGCAGGAGGGGCCGGTGGTCGCCCTGCGAGCCGATATTGATGCGCTGCCGATTCAGGAGGAAACCGGGCTGCCCTATGCTTCGCTTCATCCCGGCAAAAGCCATGCCTGCGGACATGACTTTCATACGGCAGCGCTGATGGGTGCCGCCTATCAATTGAAACAGCAGGAGCCTTATTTGAAAGGAAAGGTCCGGCTTCTGTTCCAGCCCGCTGAGGAGAAGGCAAAAGGCGCACAGCAGATTATAGCCAGCGGAGCGCTGGAGGGCGTCCGTGCAGTCATCGGCATGCATAATAAGCCGGACCTGCCGGTAGGCACCCTTGGCATAACCGGCGGGCCTTTGATGGCGGCGGCGGACGGCTTTGTGGTGGAGGTGCGGGGAGCCGGATCGCATGCGGCCGTGCCGGAGGCAGGGACGGACCCCATTGTGGCCGCTTCGCATATCGTTACGGCGCTGCAGAGCATTGTCAGCCGCAACGTCAGCACGCTGCAAAGTGCGGTAGTCAGCGTTACGAAGCTGCATAGCGGGAATTCCTGGAACATTATCCCTGAGACAGCGGTGCTGGAGGGCACGATCCGCACGTTTGAAGAAGCCGTGCGGAGCAAAGTGCTGGAGCGCTTCGGGCAGGTAGCGGCCGGTGTAGCCGCTGCCTTGGGAGCCGAAGCGGCGGTGCGCTGGCTCGGCGGACCGCCGCCGGTGAATAATGATGCCGGACTGGCCCGGCTGGGCGAAGAAACCGCCGCCACGCTGGGTTTCGATTATGTGAAGCCTCAGCCATCGCCGGCGGGAGAGGATTTTGCTTTTTATCAGCGCGTGGTTCCCGGGTTGTTCGTCTTTGTGGGCACTGCGGGAAGCCGGGAGTGGCATCATCCCGCATTCAATCTGGATGAGGCGGCACTGCCGGTGGGAGCTGCATTTTTTGCCGGCCTGGCTGTCCGGGTGCTGGAGCATTTCTCTGCGGAAGAGGGTGCAGCATCATAG
- a CDS encoding YfbR-like 5'-deoxynucleotidase, with amino-acid sequence MGIHKYFRSLNELERIIRCPGKFKFEEHSVAAHSWKVVQYAKTLADIEEQNGAVIDWKKLYEITSSHDYGEIFIGDIKTPVKHSSLQLRSLIQQVEEGMIDNFIKEHIPEEFKSIFYQQLREGKDDSLEGLILEVADKMDQVYEAFAELQRGNTEKEFVVMYRNALIKIKNIELKCVEYFLTEILPDMVNEETISSIDIRQITEEALAL; translated from the coding sequence ATGGGAATTCATAAATATTTCCGTTCGCTGAACGAACTGGAACGTATTATCCGCTGCCCCGGCAAATTCAAATTCGAGGAGCACAGCGTGGCCGCCCATTCCTGGAAGGTCGTGCAGTATGCCAAAACACTGGCCGACATTGAGGAGCAAAACGGTGCCGTCATTGACTGGAAGAAGCTGTACGAAATTACGAGCAGCCATGATTATGGTGAGATTTTTATCGGCGATATCAAAACCCCGGTCAAGCATTCATCGCTGCAGCTGCGGTCCTTGATCCAGCAGGTTGAAGAGGGGATGATCGATAACTTCATTAAGGAGCACATTCCCGAGGAGTTCAAAAGCATTTTCTATCAGCAACTTCGTGAAGGCAAGGATGATTCGCTGGAAGGGCTGATTCTGGAGGTAGCCGACAAGATGGACCAGGTGTATGAGGCTTTTGCCGAACTGCAGAGAGGGAACACGGAGAAGGAATTTGTGGTGATGTACCGCAATGCCCTGATCAAAATCAAGAACATTGAATTGAAGTGTGTTGAATATTTCCTGACGGAAATTCTGCCGGATATGGTGAATGAAGAAACGATTTCCTCCATTGATATCAGACAAATAACGGAAGAGGCGCTGGCTCTGTAG
- a CDS encoding DinB family protein, producing MSSVQIRDYLNTYDQLVQSLEGLSEEQLRWKAAPSSWSVTEVLAHLADHSIVVSFRIRDILAGTEAQLPVFNQDAWVSGQHANGGHAADSLELFRSLLHYNSLLFNRLGDGEWEKSGINFKGEAVSIADILRSFTGHVQTHLAQIERIKLDAVSRALPRFH from the coding sequence ATGAGCAGCGTGCAAATCCGGGATTATCTCAATACGTATGACCAACTGGTACAGTCACTGGAAGGGCTGAGTGAGGAACAGCTAAGATGGAAAGCTGCACCGTCCAGCTGGAGCGTCACCGAGGTGCTCGCGCATCTGGCCGATCACAGCATTGTGGTTTCCTTCCGCATCCGCGACATTCTGGCCGGGACTGAGGCACAGCTGCCGGTATTTAACCAGGACGCCTGGGTAAGCGGCCAGCATGCCAATGGCGGCCATGCCGCAGACAGCCTGGAGCTGTTCCGCAGCCTCCTCCACTACAACAGTCTGCTGTTCAACCGGTTGGGGGACGGGGAATGGGAGAAAAGCGGAATTAATTTCAAGGGAGAAGCCGTCAGTATTGCGGACATCCTCCGCAGCTTCACAGGGCATGTGCAGACGCATCTGGCCCAGATCGAGCGGATTAAGCTGGACGCTGTAAGCAGGGCGCTGCCGCGGTTCCATTAA
- a CDS encoding PspC domain-containing protein, with amino-acid sequence MKKLYRSDRDKRISGVCGGLARYLNIDTTLVRLLAVAAALFSLGTVVFLYILASILMPKENYNSYPEGYEYY; translated from the coding sequence ATGAAAAAATTGTACCGTTCCGATAGGGACAAGAGAATCAGCGGCGTTTGCGGAGGTTTGGCCCGTTATTTGAACATCGACACCACTCTCGTCCGGCTGCTGGCTGTCGCCGCTGCCCTATTCAGCTTAGGCACTGTAGTGTTCCTGTACATTCTGGCAAGCATCCTGATGCCTAAAGAGAACTACAACAGTTACCCTGAAGGTTACGAGTACTACTAA
- a CDS encoding LLM class flavin-dependent oxidoreductase gives MTKPKQLKLGALLHGVGGSTSMWRHPDAKPDASVNFELYKQWVQKAEEGKLDLIFIADGLYINEKSIPHFLNRFEPLTILSALAGVSSKIGLVGTLSTSYSEPFTVARQFGSLDVISGGRAGWNVVTSPLEGSALNYGRKEHPDHGKRYRIAAEYLKVARGLWDSWEDDAFVRNKETGVFFDPEKMHTLDHEGEFFSVKGPLNIARSKQGGPVIFQAGSSEVGKNYASQEADAVFTGHDTLEEAQEFYRDVKTRVTSFGRNPDEVLIFPGIGPILGDTPEEAERKYQEVAGLVTIENALNYLGRFFEHHDFSQYPLDEPFPELGDLGRNSFQSGTDKIKKNAKEKGLTLREVALQAATPRSSFIGTPEQVADQIQAWFEAGAADGFMLAAAVPNGLEEFVDRVVPILQERGLFRTEYESDTLRGNLGLPVPQNRYAQAPEPSPLV, from the coding sequence ATGACCAAGCCCAAACAACTGAAGCTGGGTGCGCTGCTGCACGGAGTCGGGGGCAGCACATCCATGTGGCGCCATCCTGACGCCAAGCCGGATGCCAGTGTAAACTTTGAGCTCTACAAGCAGTGGGTGCAAAAGGCTGAGGAAGGCAAGCTGGATCTGATCTTCATAGCTGACGGTTTATATATCAATGAGAAATCTATTCCGCATTTCTTGAACCGTTTTGAGCCGCTGACCATTCTTAGCGCACTGGCGGGAGTCAGCAGCAAAATTGGCCTGGTCGGCACGTTGTCTACCTCCTATAGCGAGCCTTTCACCGTGGCGCGGCAATTCGGATCACTGGATGTGATCAGCGGCGGCCGGGCAGGCTGGAATGTGGTAACTTCGCCGCTGGAAGGCTCTGCACTGAATTATGGCCGCAAGGAGCATCCCGACCATGGCAAACGCTACCGGATTGCTGCGGAATATTTGAAGGTGGCGCGCGGCTTATGGGACTCCTGGGAAGATGATGCATTTGTCCGCAATAAGGAGACTGGTGTTTTTTTTGATCCGGAAAAAATGCATACACTGGACCATGAAGGTGAATTCTTCTCCGTCAAAGGTCCGCTGAACATCGCCCGCTCGAAGCAGGGCGGGCCGGTTATTTTCCAGGCGGGTTCTTCAGAGGTCGGAAAAAACTATGCCTCCCAAGAGGCGGATGCCGTCTTCACCGGGCATGATACGCTGGAGGAAGCGCAGGAATTTTACCGGGACGTGAAGACGCGCGTAACTTCGTTTGGGCGGAATCCCGATGAGGTGCTGATCTTTCCCGGCATCGGTCCCATCCTTGGCGATACGCCGGAGGAAGCGGAGCGCAAATATCAGGAGGTGGCCGGACTCGTAACGATTGAGAACGCGCTGAATTATCTGGGCCGGTTCTTTGAGCATCATGATTTCTCGCAATATCCGCTGGATGAGCCTTTTCCGGAGCTGGGAGACTTGGGCCGGAACAGCTTTCAGAGCGGCACGGATAAAATCAAGAAAAATGCCAAGGAAAAAGGCCTGACCCTGCGTGAGGTTGCCCTGCAGGCGGCTACTCCGCGCAGCAGCTTCATCGGAACACCGGAGCAGGTGGCGGATCAGATTCAGGCCTGGTTTGAAGCCGGGGCGGCAGATGGATTTATGCTGGCAGCGGCTGTGCCAAACGGCCTGGAGGAATTTGTGGACCGTGTGGTTCCGATCCTGCAGGAACGGGGATTGTTCCGCACCGAATATGAAAGTGATACTCTGCGGGGCAATCTCGGTCTTCCGGTTCCGCAGAACCGGTATGCGCAGGCTCCGGAGCCTTCACCGCTGGTGTGA